The following coding sequences are from one Aethina tumida isolate Nest 87 chromosome 2, icAetTumi1.1, whole genome shotgun sequence window:
- the LOC109604783 gene encoding NHP2-like protein 1, giving the protein MAEEVNPKAYPLADATLTTKILNLVQQAMNYKQLRKGANEVTKTLNRGIAEFIVMAADAEPLEILLHLPLLCEDKNVPYVFVRSKQALGRACGVSRSVIACSVTINEGSQLKPQIQSIQQEIERLLV; this is encoded by the exons atg GCAGAAGAAGTCAACCCTAAAGCCTATCCTTTGGCCGACGCCACCCTGACGACCAAGATCCTCAACCTGGTTCAACAGGCGATGAACTACAAGCAGCTCCGCAAGGGCGCCAATGAAGTGACGAAAACACTTAACCGTGGTATTGCGGAGTTTATTGTTATGGCAGCTGACGCCGAACCCCTCGAAATTCTTTTACATTTGCCCCTGTTGTGCGAGGACAAGAACGTACCTTACGTTTTCGTCAGATCCAAGCAAGCTTTGGGCAGAGCTTGTGGTGTTTCGAGGTCAGTCATTGCTTGCAGTGTTACAATCAATGAAGGATCTCAACTCAAGCCACAAATTCAGTCAATTCAACAAGAAATTGAACGTTTATTGGTTtaa